In Paludibaculum fermentans, the genomic stretch GGTGTTTGTTTCGAAGTATCTGCACTGCCTGGCGGATCTGCTGTACCGGCACCAGACGGGCGAGCTGGCCGCGGACATCCGGCTGATTGTCAGCAATCACGAGGACGCGCGGCGGCATGCCGAGTTTCACGGGATTCCGTTCGAGTATGTGCCGGTGGGTCCGGGCGGCAAGGCGGAGGCCGAGGCGCGGGCGCTGAAGCTATTGGATGAGCAGGAGATCGACCTGGTGGTGCTGGCGCGGTATATGCAGGTGTTGTCGCCGGAGTTTGTGGAGCGGTATGAGGGCCGGGTGATCAATGTGCATCATTCGTTCCTGCCGGCGTTCAGCGGGGCGAAGCCGTATCATGCGGCGTTCGCGCGCGGCGTGAAGCTGATTGGGGCGACCGCGCACTATGTGACGGAGATCCTGGACGACGGGCCAATTATCGACCAGGAGGTGATCCGGGTGTCGCATCGCGACCAGTTGGAGGAGTTGATCCAGAAGGGCCGGGATGCGGAGCGGATGGTGCTGTCGAGGGCGGTGAGGTGGCACCTGGAGCACCGGGTTTTGTTGTGCGGGCGGAAGACGGTTGTGTTTGAGTGAGGGGGGGGGCGCGCGGTGGGTGGACGGGGCATTCTAGTCCACATGGAGCTCATCTTCGAGGTTCGCGACGCAGAAGAGGGCGGATATTGTGCACGCGCGCTTGGGCGCTTGGGCATTCGATCTTCACTCAAGCCGAGTCGTGGGACGAACTGCGAGTCAACGTTCTGGAAGCCACGACTCTGCACTTTGAAGACCGTGACGAGCAGCCCCGGTTAGTGCAACTCCATTACGTGAAGGACGAGCTTATTCCCGTCGTTGCGGCATGAAGTTTCCTCGAGAAGTTTCCGGTGATCGCGTGACTGCCGTAC encodes the following:
- the purU gene encoding formyltetrahydrofolate deformylase, whose protein sequence is MRQSAILLINCPDAKGLVASVSGFLYEHGANILSADEHRDDASERFFMRIEWDVADFRLDPAAFPAAFESQVARRFGMDWRVEYSQRPMRVAVFVSKYLHCLADLLYRHQTGELAADIRLIVSNHEDARRHAEFHGIPFEYVPVGPGGKAEAEARALKLLDEQEIDLVVLARYMQVLSPEFVERYEGRVINVHHSFLPAFSGAKPYHAAFARGVKLIGATAHYVTEILDDGPIIDQEVIRVSHRDQLEELIQKGRDAERMVLSRAVRWHLEHRVLLCGRKTVVFE